From one Sphaeramia orbicularis chromosome 9, fSphaOr1.1, whole genome shotgun sequence genomic stretch:
- the ube2l3b gene encoding ubiquitin-conjugating enzyme E2 L3b, which translates to MAASRRLAKELDEIRKAGMKNFRNIQVEESNLLSWQGLIVPDNPPYDKGAFRIEIIFPTEYPFKPPKITFKTKIYHPNIDEKGQVCLPVISAENWKPATRTDQVIQSLIALVNDPQPEHPLRADLAEEYSKDRKKFLKNAEEFTKKHGEKRPMD; encoded by the exons ATGGCGGCGAGCAGGAGGCTGGCCAAG GAACTTGACGAGATTCGCAAGGCTGGAATGAAAAACTTCAGAAACATTCAAGTTGAGGAATCAAACCTATTGTCATGGCAAGGGCTCATTGTTCCT GACAACCCTCCTTATGACAAGGGTGCGTTCAGGATTGAAATCATTTTTCCCACTGAGTACCCTTTCAAACCTCCCAAGATCACATTCAAGACAAAGATCTATCATCCCAACATTGATGAGAAGGGTCAGGTGTGCTTGCCTGTCATCAGTGCAGAAAACTGGAAGCCTGCCACCAGAACTGACCAAG TAATTCAGTCCCTCATTGCGCTGGTGAACGACCCCCAGCCGGAGCACCCCCTACGGGCAGACCTAGCAGAAGAATACTCAAAGGACCGTAAAAAATTCTTGAAGAACGCTGAAGAGTTTACAAAGAAACACGGTGAAAAGCGACCAATGGACTGA